One Salvia splendens isolate huo1 chromosome 12, SspV2, whole genome shotgun sequence genomic window carries:
- the LOC121757028 gene encoding cyclin-D3-1-like, with protein MSSHHQLTSQILLDSALYCQEEERYWDDDTHSDSSSSSFTHIINYHNAPQDEDDDLISLLHKEQDHEPPGEIRGAAPVRAEAVEWMLKVVHYYSFSALTAVLAVNYFDRFQRSFQSGGDKPWMAQLAAVACVSLAAKVEETHVPLLLDLQVVEETDYVFESKTIQRMEILVLSTLDWKMNPVTPISFLDCIARKLGMFSDTFLRRCHCLLLSLLSDCRFMRYPPSALATATMLYVISSVEPTIGVEHHDHLIGILGINKDKVENCCTLIQEVCNKRKLPGSPKGVVDVYFSSDAGACR; from the exons ATGTCTTCTCATCATCAACTGACCTCTCAAATCCTCCTCGATTCCGCCCTCTACTGCCAGGAGGAGGAACGCTATTGGGACGACGACACTCATTCtgactcctcctcctcctccttcacACACATAATCAATTACCATAATGCCCCTCAGGATGAAGACGACGACCTCATCTCTCTACTGCACAAAGAGCAGGACCACGAACCGCCCGGGGAAATCCGCGGCGCTGCTCCGGTGAGAGCTGAGGCGGTTGAGTGGATGCTTAAAGTCGTTCACTACTACTCCTTCTCTGCCCTCACTGCCGTGCTTGCGGTTAACTACTTCGATAGATTTCAACGTAGCTTCCAATCTGGCGGTGACAAGCCATGGATGGCGCAATTAGCTGCTGTTGCTTGCGTTTCATTGGCTGCCAAAGTGGAGGAGACTCATGTGCCGTTGCTTTTAGATCTCCAA GTGGTGGAGGAGACCGATTACGTTTTCGAGTCCAAAACGATTCAGAGAATGGAGATTTTAGTTCTTTCCACTCTCGATTGGAAGATGAATCCGGTTACTCCGATTTCGTTTCTCGATTGCATCGCCAGAAAGTTAGGCATGTTCAGCGACACCTTTCTTCGGAGATGTCACTGccttcttctctctctactttctg ATTGTAGATTCATGAGGTATCCGCCCTCTGCATTGGCCACCGCTACAATGCTGTATGTGATCAGCAGCGTGGAGCCAACAATCGGCGTCGAACATCACGATCATCTCATCGGAATTCTCGGAATCAACAAG GATAAGGTGGAGAATTGCTGCACGCTGATACAAGAGGTGTGCAACAAGAGGAAGCTCCCCGGCAGCCCCAAAGGGGTGGTGGACGTCTACTTCAGCTCCGACGCCGGAGCATGTCGCTAA